Proteins encoded within one genomic window of Streptomyces taklimakanensis:
- a CDS encoding pseudouridine synthase yields MRRRRAVPPSPLPQRRGIDPVRLRLPDAGPWRTVRDHLVDRLPAVDPGLIDAMLEAGEVWGTDGPLAPDVPYRPGAYLWFHREPPEEVPVPHEVEVLYRDDILVVADKPHFLATTPRGRHVTETALARLRHDLGLPELSPAHRLDRLTAGVVMFTVRPEYRAAYQNLFRDRRVRKEYEAVAPYDPELELPRTVRNRIVKERGVIAAREVPGEPNSASRIELLEHRDGLGRYRLVPLTGRTHQLRLHMSGLGVPILGDPVYPELVERAPDDFGRPLQLLARSLEFTDPFTGRTRSFVGRRALSAWTSPREWADGAGPARVRPDDPVRPA; encoded by the coding sequence ATGAGACGCAGACGCGCGGTGCCGCCCTCCCCCCTGCCCCAGCGACGCGGGATAGACCCCGTCCGCCTCAGGTTGCCCGACGCCGGCCCCTGGCGGACGGTCCGCGACCACCTGGTCGACCGGCTGCCCGCGGTGGACCCCGGACTGATCGACGCCATGCTGGAGGCGGGAGAGGTCTGGGGCACGGACGGTCCGCTCGCCCCCGACGTCCCGTACCGGCCGGGCGCGTACCTGTGGTTCCACCGGGAGCCGCCCGAGGAGGTCCCGGTGCCCCACGAGGTGGAGGTGCTGTACCGGGACGACATCCTGGTCGTGGCGGACAAGCCGCACTTCCTGGCGACCACCCCGCGCGGCCGGCACGTCACCGAGACCGCCCTGGCCCGGCTCCGCCACGACCTGGGCCTGCCCGAGCTGAGCCCGGCGCACCGACTGGACCGGCTCACCGCGGGCGTGGTGATGTTCACCGTCCGCCCGGAGTACCGCGCCGCCTACCAGAACCTCTTCCGGGACCGGCGAGTGCGCAAGGAGTACGAGGCCGTGGCGCCGTACGACCCGGAGCTGGAGCTGCCCCGCACGGTGCGCAACCGGATCGTCAAGGAGCGGGGGGTGATCGCGGCCCGGGAGGTGCCCGGGGAGCCCAACAGCGCCAGCCGGATCGAGCTGCTGGAGCACCGCGACGGGCTGGGCCGTTACCGGCTGGTGCCGCTCACCGGCCGCACCCACCAGCTACGGCTCCACATGAGCGGCCTGGGCGTGCCCATCCTGGGGGATCCGGTCTACCCGGAACTCGTGGAACGGGCGCCGGACGACTTCGGCCGCCCCCTCCAACTGCTCGCCAGGTCACTGGAGTTCACCGACCCGTTCACCGGCCGCACCCGCAGCTTCGTCGGCCGCCGCGCCCTGTCGGCCTGGACCTCCCCCCGGGAGTGGGCGGACGGAGCCGGCCCCGCGCGGGTCCGCCCGGACGACCCCGTCCGTCCGGCCTGA
- a CDS encoding cytochrome c oxidase assembly protein: MTSAHAHPTGTGPGFSALVAAAASSVAVVCYLLAAARLRRRGDAWPPLRDVCFATGGAALAAAAVVTPPGGPFTVHMARHLVVGMAAPLLLVLARPLTLALRALRPGRVRRALAATGRSRPAAWLLFPPTAAVLDVGGLWLLYRTPLWSVSHERPLLQAAVHFHVLAAGLLFAFAVCAVDPVRHRWGLPWRGAALLGAGAAHAVLAKSLYAAPPAGTAFAPDDRRAGALLMYYGGDAVELALAAVLAVGWYAAGGRAPARGGRSRSTARRPRLRPGPHPRPGPRPSGFGTTVRAIGGYPQDTTREGVTQRSAEQKR; encoded by the coding sequence ATGACGTCGGCACACGCCCACCCCACCGGCACGGGCCCGGGATTCTCGGCCCTGGTGGCCGCCGCGGCCTCGTCGGTCGCGGTCGTCTGCTACCTGCTCGCCGCCGCGCGCCTGCGCCGCCGCGGGGACGCCTGGCCTCCCCTGCGCGACGTGTGCTTCGCCACCGGCGGTGCGGCCCTGGCCGCGGCCGCCGTCGTCACCCCGCCCGGCGGACCGTTCACCGTCCACATGGCCCGGCACCTGGTGGTCGGCATGGCGGCCCCGCTGCTGCTGGTGCTCGCCCGCCCCCTCACCCTGGCCCTGCGCGCGCTGCGCCCCGGACGGGTGCGGCGCGCCCTGGCCGCGACGGGCCGCTCCCGCCCCGCGGCCTGGCTGCTCTTCCCCCCGACGGCCGCGGTCTTGGACGTGGGCGGCCTGTGGCTGCTGTACCGCACACCACTGTGGTCGGTCTCCCACGAACGGCCCCTCCTCCAGGCCGCGGTGCACTTCCACGTTCTCGCGGCGGGTCTGCTGTTCGCCTTCGCCGTCTGCGCGGTGGACCCCGTGCGCCACCGGTGGGGGCTGCCGTGGCGGGGGGCCGCGCTGCTGGGTGCGGGGGCCGCCCACGCCGTGCTCGCGAAGTCCCTGTACGCCGCTCCCCCGGCCGGCACCGCCTTCGCGCCCGACGACCGGCGCGCCGGCGCCCTGCTGATGTACTACGGGGGCGACGCGGTGGAGCTGGCGCTGGCCGCCGTCCTGGCCGTCGGGTGGTACGCCGCGGGCGGCCGTGCCCCGGCCCGGGGTGGACGTTCCCGCTCCACGGCCCGGCGCCCCCGCCTCCGTCCCGGCCCCCACCCGCGTCCCGGTCCGCGTCCGTCGGGCTTCGGTACGACTGTCCGTGCGATCGGCGGGTACCCGCAGGACACAACCCGCGAGGGAGTCACACAGCGGTCAGCGGAGCAGAAGCGCTGA
- a CDS encoding SDR family NAD(P)-dependent oxidoreductase produces the protein MTFDPYRTPGTAVVTGASSGIGAEYARRLAGHGWRLLLVARRAGRLEDLAARLRAEAGADVETLTADLGHEGDLARVADRIVRREVDLLVNNAGINGYGPFAEVDPGLLARVVTVNTLAPTVLTRAAVPGMLERGRGAVVNVASMLAFAGSLPPGRLPHRAVYGGSKGYVVTFSRTLAAELADAPVTVQVLCPGLTATEFHLTPGDESVAGEEERVHREGGMPPGDVVTASLAALRSGEVVCVPGLVEADAVERLRTAELALRTGAGASVAPRYTAVAPDPGAGPRSGR, from the coding sequence ATGACCTTCGATCCGTACCGAACCCCCGGGACCGCCGTGGTCACCGGTGCCTCCTCCGGCATCGGTGCCGAGTACGCGCGCCGACTGGCCGGGCACGGCTGGCGGTTGCTGCTCGTCGCCCGACGGGCCGGCCGTCTGGAGGACCTGGCCGCGCGGCTGCGCGCCGAGGCCGGGGCGGACGTGGAGACGCTCACCGCCGACCTCGGTCACGAGGGCGACCTGGCACGGGTGGCCGACCGGATCGTCCGCCGGGAGGTGGACCTGCTGGTGAACAACGCGGGCATCAACGGCTACGGCCCCTTCGCCGAGGTCGATCCCGGGCTGCTGGCCCGGGTGGTCACGGTCAACACCCTGGCGCCGACCGTCCTGACCCGCGCGGCGGTGCCGGGGATGCTGGAGCGCGGACGCGGCGCGGTGGTCAACGTCGCCTCGATGCTGGCCTTCGCGGGCTCCCTGCCGCCCGGCCGGCTCCCCCACCGGGCCGTCTACGGGGGCAGCAAGGGGTACGTGGTGACGTTCTCCCGGACGCTCGCCGCCGAGCTGGCGGACGCCCCGGTGACCGTGCAGGTGCTCTGTCCGGGGCTGACGGCCACCGAGTTCCACCTCACCCCGGGGGACGAGTCGGTGGCCGGGGAGGAGGAACGGGTCCACCGCGAGGGCGGCATGCCCCCCGGCGACGTGGTGACGGCCTCCCTGGCCGCCCTGCGCTCGGGGGAGGTGGTGTGCGTACCGGGTCTGGTCGAGGCGGACGCGGTGGAGCGGCTGCGCACGGCCGAGTTGGCCCTCCGCACCGGCGCGGGCGCCTCCGTGGCTCCCCGCTACACCGCCGTGGCGCCCGACCCCGGAGCCGGTCCCCGCTCGGGCCGTTGA
- a CDS encoding DUF2243 domain-containing protein codes for MSDPVRRPAVPPPSEAEPRPRRSLGVCALIGAAVMAAVDEIVFHQLLNWHHFYDRSTPSVGLLSDGLLHTAELLALVAGFTLWADLRRRGALSPSHARAGLFLGAGGFQLFDGIVDHKLLRTHQIRYGVDLLPYDLAWNAAGVVLLGVGAALAVRAGQNGRGDRSVGRGPEPSR; via the coding sequence ATGAGCGATCCGGTCCGCCGGCCGGCCGTCCCGCCACCGTCCGAAGCCGAGCCCCGTCCCCGTCGATCGCTGGGGGTCTGCGCCCTGATCGGCGCCGCGGTCATGGCGGCGGTCGACGAGATCGTCTTCCACCAACTGTTGAACTGGCACCACTTCTACGACCGTTCCACCCCCTCCGTCGGTCTGCTCAGCGACGGGTTGTTGCACACCGCCGAGCTGCTGGCGCTGGTCGCGGGGTTCACCCTCTGGGCGGATCTGCGGCGCCGCGGCGCCCTCTCCCCGTCCCACGCCCGAGCCGGGCTGTTCCTCGGCGCGGGCGGCTTCCAGCTCTTCGACGGCATCGTCGACCACAAGCTGCTGCGCACCCACCAGATCCGTTACGGCGTCGACCTCCTCCCCTACGACCTGGCCTGGAACGCCGCCGGGGTGGTGCTGTTGGGCGTCGGGGCGGCCCTGGCGGTGCGGGCGGGCCAAAACGGCCGGGGTGATCGGAGCGTCGGACGAGGTCCGGAGCCGTCCCGATGA
- a CDS encoding pentapeptide repeat-containing protein encodes MSRHRHTRTAATGRTATPPAAELRPDCGACFALCCVALPFTASADFAVDKAAGRPCANLREDFRCGIHARLRAEGFPGCTVFECFGAGQKVSRVTFGGRHWREDPDTARSMFAVFPVVHRLHELMWYLSEALELPAARPLHRELRRSLAEVDRLTRGSAEELAAVDVAAVRRGVDELLRRTGELVRATVPGRRRGRRRADLMGARLRGADLRGTDLRGACLIAADLRDADLRAADLIGADLRDADLRGADLSGSLFLTQPQVNAARGDDRTRLSPRLVRPAHWSPSPGGAARGGR; translated from the coding sequence GTGTCCCGTCATCGCCACACCCGCACCGCCGCCACCGGCCGTACCGCCACGCCGCCCGCCGCCGAGCTGCGGCCCGACTGCGGCGCGTGCTTCGCGCTGTGCTGCGTCGCGCTGCCCTTCACCGCCTCCGCCGACTTCGCGGTGGACAAGGCGGCCGGGCGGCCGTGCGCCAACCTGCGGGAGGACTTCCGCTGCGGCATCCACGCCCGACTGCGCGCGGAGGGCTTCCCCGGCTGCACCGTCTTCGAGTGCTTCGGCGCGGGCCAGAAGGTCTCCCGGGTGACCTTCGGCGGGCGGCACTGGCGTGAGGACCCGGACACCGCGCGGAGCATGTTCGCGGTCTTCCCCGTCGTCCACCGGCTGCACGAGCTGATGTGGTACCTCTCCGAGGCGCTCGAACTGCCTGCGGCCCGCCCGCTCCACCGCGAGCTGCGCCGCTCGCTGGCGGAGGTCGACCGCCTCACCCGCGGCAGCGCCGAGGAACTCGCCGCCGTGGACGTGGCGGCCGTCCGCCGCGGGGTCGACGAACTGCTGCGCCGCACCGGCGAACTGGTGCGGGCCACCGTTCCGGGGCGGCGCCGCGGTCGCCGCCGGGCCGATCTGATGGGGGCCCGGCTCAGGGGCGCCGACCTGCGGGGGACCGATCTGCGGGGGGCCTGTCTCATCGCGGCCGACCTGCGGGACGCCGACCTGCGAGCGGCCGACCTGATCGGCGCGGACCTGCGGGACGCCGATCTGCGCGGCGCCGATCTGTCCGGAAGCCTCTTCCTCACCCAGCCCCAGGTCAACGCGGCCCGCGGGGACGACCGGACCCGGCTCTCCCCGCGGCTCGTCCGCCCCGCGCACTGGAGCCCCTCCCCGGGCGGGGCGGCGCGCGGCGGGCGCTGA
- a CDS encoding PP2C family protein-serine/threonine phosphatase — MRGSDVLRDPRTGGGHRWGAAPPRLGTRTLASWLVVLTVLVVVSDYLSERGLGLTPLLVFLPAFVAGRGTVRQTALAAAWIVLVLVGLMAYDPFQTVSANLATVAFTLALGGLSVAGAWQRVRRDEEIHRLRSAAAALQRQILSPLPRLTDHLLVDGVYEPVEEDSRVGGDIYEVVASPYGTRVCIADVQGKGLPAIGTAFAVLGAFREAANREPDLIAVVDALENAVVRHNAFATRTGEPERFVTALVLDVDAGRWARVVDCGHIPPYVVHRERTGPLSPREVGVPLGLGPLAPEPRAVERFDLPDDAVLLLCTDGVTEARDSSGAFFPLEERLSRWAGAPPHRIATGLLDQLLDHTGGTPSDDIALLVLRRAGPAEPVGWGEDAPGGADLPQRPERGPAPGSGATAV, encoded by the coding sequence GTGCGAGGCTCCGACGTCCTCAGGGACCCCCGTACGGGCGGTGGCCACAGGTGGGGCGCCGCCCCGCCCCGGCTCGGGACCCGAACCCTGGCGTCCTGGCTCGTCGTCCTGACGGTGCTGGTGGTGGTCTCGGACTACCTGAGCGAGCGGGGGCTGGGGCTCACCCCCCTCCTGGTCTTCCTCCCGGCCTTCGTGGCGGGGCGCGGCACGGTGCGGCAGACCGCCCTGGCCGCCGCCTGGATCGTCCTCGTCCTGGTCGGACTGATGGCCTACGACCCCTTCCAGACGGTCTCCGCGAACCTGGCGACGGTCGCCTTCACCCTGGCGCTCGGCGGGCTGAGCGTCGCCGGTGCCTGGCAGCGGGTCCGCAGGGACGAGGAGATCCACCGACTGCGCTCGGCGGCCGCCGCCCTCCAACGGCAGATCCTGAGCCCGCTTCCGCGACTCACCGACCACCTGCTGGTCGACGGGGTGTACGAGCCGGTGGAGGAGGACAGCAGGGTCGGCGGCGACATCTACGAGGTGGTGGCGTCACCGTACGGCACCCGGGTGTGCATCGCCGACGTCCAGGGCAAGGGGCTGCCGGCCATCGGAACCGCCTTCGCCGTGCTGGGCGCGTTCCGCGAGGCCGCCAACCGCGAGCCGGACCTCATCGCGGTCGTGGACGCCCTGGAGAACGCGGTCGTGCGGCACAACGCCTTCGCGACCCGGACGGGGGAGCCCGAACGCTTCGTCACCGCACTCGTCCTGGACGTCGACGCCGGACGGTGGGCGAGGGTCGTCGACTGCGGTCACATCCCGCCGTACGTGGTGCACCGGGAGAGGACCGGGCCCCTCTCGCCGCGGGAGGTCGGCGTCCCCCTGGGACTGGGCCCCCTCGCCCCCGAACCCCGCGCCGTCGAACGGTTCGACCTCCCGGACGACGCGGTGCTCCTGCTCTGCACCGACGGTGTCACCGAGGCGCGCGACTCCTCCGGCGCCTTCTTCCCCCTGGAGGAACGCCTCTCCCGGTGGGCCGGCGCCCCACCCCACCGGATCGCCACGGGCCTGCTCGACCAGTTGCTGGACCACACCGGCGGGACCCCCTCGGACGACATCGCCCTGCTGGTCCTGCGCAGGGCCGGCCCCGCGGAACCGGTGGGGTGGGGGGAGGACGCCCCGGGAGGAGCGGACCTCCCTCAACGGCCCGAGCGGGGACCGGCTCCGGGGTCGGGCGCCACGGCGGTGTAG
- a CDS encoding HAD family hydrolase has protein sequence MSRDGTRAAVLFDVDGTLVDTTYLHTVAWWEALRQAGRPVPMSLIHRTIGMGSDQLLARLLGEDHDPEEAASVSAAHHALYAEYWPRLAPLEGAADLLRACAGRGWTVVLASSARGDELAAMRRAVGADDVVTAATSSDDVEASKPAPDLVESALEHAGTTPDRAVFVGDTVWDVAACSRAGVPCLGVLSGGLTRQELAEAGAAEVYENPADLLAHLDDSLLGRPPGGA, from the coding sequence ATGAGCCGTGACGGGACGCGCGCAGCGGTGCTCTTCGACGTGGACGGCACCCTGGTGGACACCACCTACCTCCACACCGTGGCCTGGTGGGAGGCGCTGCGCCAGGCGGGCCGCCCGGTGCCGATGTCGCTGATCCACCGCACCATCGGCATGGGCAGCGACCAACTTCTGGCGCGGCTGCTCGGCGAGGACCACGACCCCGAGGAGGCCGCGTCCGTCAGCGCGGCCCACCACGCCCTCTACGCCGAGTACTGGCCGCGGCTGGCTCCCCTGGAGGGCGCCGCCGACCTCCTGCGGGCCTGCGCCGGACGGGGCTGGACGGTCGTGCTGGCCAGCTCCGCGCGCGGCGACGAACTGGCGGCGATGCGCCGCGCGGTCGGCGCGGACGACGTGGTGACCGCGGCGACCAGCTCCGACGACGTGGAGGCCAGCAAACCGGCGCCCGACCTGGTGGAGTCCGCCCTGGAACACGCCGGGACCACCCCCGACCGCGCCGTCTTCGTCGGCGACACCGTGTGGGACGTGGCCGCCTGCTCCCGTGCGGGTGTGCCCTGCCTGGGCGTGCTGTCCGGCGGCCTCACCCGGCAGGAACTGGCGGAGGCGGGCGCGGCGGAGGTCTACGAGAACCCCGCCGACCTCCTGGCCCACCTGGACGACAGCCTGCTGGGCCGCCCGCCCGGTGGAGCCTGA
- a CDS encoding acetoacetate decarboxylase family protein yields MPGPEPAPEDGAGATGGTADGGAEAVGGPPPYPPAPWRFRGHLWAAVLPVRDRLPVPADLRPLGSPFRLAVGLVRYREGTLRYDELALGPLVRRGRRAGLLIDRIWVDDAVSVRGGRDIWGLPKEPAEFEWSGRSVRVRDRDGPVAELSFGPGRPARLALPSVPLPLPGFSGSAGRRLFVPGRLVGTVRPETMTVLSWSDRLPRPARTTTRLSVAVRPFRMTVPGPVRC; encoded by the coding sequence ATGCCCGGTCCCGAACCGGCCCCGGAGGACGGCGCGGGCGCCACCGGAGGCACTGCCGACGGGGGCGCGGAAGCCGTCGGCGGACCACCGCCGTACCCGCCCGCGCCCTGGAGGTTCCGCGGGCACCTGTGGGCGGCGGTCCTCCCGGTGCGCGACCGGTTGCCCGTTCCCGCCGACCTGCGCCCGCTGGGCAGCCCCTTCCGACTGGCCGTGGGGCTGGTCCGCTACCGGGAGGGGACCTTGCGCTACGACGAACTGGCCCTCGGCCCCCTGGTCCGTCGGGGTCGCCGCGCCGGGCTGCTGATCGACCGCATCTGGGTCGACGACGCCGTCTCGGTACGGGGCGGGCGCGACATCTGGGGACTGCCCAAGGAGCCCGCCGAGTTCGAGTGGTCGGGCCGTTCGGTGCGGGTCCGTGACCGCGACGGCCCGGTGGCGGAGCTCTCCTTCGGCCCGGGACGGCCCGCGCGCCTCGCCCTCCCGTCCGTTCCCCTGCCCCTGCCGGGCTTCTCCGGCTCCGCGGGGCGGCGGCTGTTCGTACCGGGGCGCCTGGTGGGGACCGTCCGCCCGGAGACGATGACGGTCCTCTCCTGGTCGGACCGGCTTCCGCGGCCGGCGCGCACCACCACCCGGCTCTCGGTGGCCGTACGCCCCTTCCGCATGACCGTCCCCGGTCCGGTGCGCTGCTGA
- a CDS encoding polyprenyl synthetase family protein, which yields MTASGRAAGPGSPHGLPGPTDDAPEEDPRREVEEVLRRWTARRCEEARSLDVAFHGQPVTALVDLALRGGRRNRAAFLWWGWRAAKGAPRGPAATDALRTAAALELLQTCALIHDDVMDDSALRRGRPSLHTAFARRHRRDGLRGDPDGYGRAVAVLAGDLALAWADDLFAESLPDGAVRHAAQRVWRVTRTEMVAGQFLDLRAQAAGGASPAAALRVARLKSALYTVERPLHLGAVLGGADAGLVAALRAAGRRAGLAFQLRDDLLDLFGDPERTGKPTGGDVREGKPTYPVALALARAEAAGDERALTVLRESSGDRSPTGEGPARVRDVLTGLGVPAAVEERIARLSGSARRILSEACDDPLVARRLEALVRETAEGAGGAERG from the coding sequence ATGACGGCGAGCGGGAGGGCCGCCGGCCCCGGGAGCCCCCACGGCCTGCCCGGCCCCACCGACGACGCCCCCGAGGAGGACCCCCGCCGGGAGGTGGAGGAGGTCCTGCGGCGCTGGACGGCGCGGCGGTGCGAGGAGGCCCGTTCCCTCGACGTCGCCTTCCACGGGCAGCCGGTCACCGCCCTCGTCGACCTCGCGCTGCGCGGGGGGAGGCGGAACCGCGCCGCGTTCCTGTGGTGGGGGTGGCGGGCGGCCAAAGGCGCGCCCCGCGGTCCCGCCGCGACGGACGCGCTCCGGACCGCCGCCGCCCTGGAACTGCTCCAGACCTGCGCCCTGATCCACGACGACGTGATGGACGACTCCGCCCTGCGCCGCGGTCGCCCGTCCCTCCACACCGCCTTCGCCCGTCGCCACCGGCGGGACGGGCTGCGTGGCGACCCCGACGGGTACGGGAGGGCGGTGGCCGTCCTCGCCGGGGACCTCGCCCTGGCCTGGGCCGACGACCTGTTCGCCGAGTCGCTGCCGGACGGGGCGGTGCGGCACGCGGCACAGCGGGTGTGGCGGGTGACGCGCACGGAGATGGTGGCCGGACAGTTCCTGGACCTCCGCGCCCAGGCGGCGGGCGGGGCCTCCCCGGCGGCCGCGCTGCGCGTCGCCCGGCTCAAGAGCGCCCTCTACACCGTCGAGCGCCCCCTGCACCTGGGCGCGGTCCTGGGCGGCGCCGACGCCGGGCTCGTCGCGGCGCTGCGCGCCGCCGGACGCCGGGCGGGCCTGGCCTTCCAACTCCGGGACGACCTCCTCGACCTCTTCGGCGACCCGGAACGCACGGGCAAACCGACGGGCGGCGACGTGCGGGAGGGGAAACCCACCTATCCGGTGGCACTCGCCCTGGCCCGCGCCGAGGCGGCCGGCGACGAGCGGGCCCTGACCGTCCTGCGGGAGAGTTCGGGCGACCGGTCGCCGACCGGGGAGGGACCGGCACGCGTCCGGGACGTGCTGACCGGGCTGGGCGTGCCCGCCGCGGTGGAGGAGCGCATCGCCCGGCTGAGCGGATCGGCCCGGCGCATCCTCTCGGAAGCCTGCGACGACCCGCTGGTCGCCCGACGGTTGGAGGCACTGGTGCGGGAGACGGCCGAGGGAGCCGGGGGAGCGGAGCGCGGCTGA
- a CDS encoding glycosyltransferase family 2 protein: MTEFRVSVVIPVYNAADHLDECLESLTAQTIGFERIEVLAVDDGSTDASGELLDAWAARHPNVRVFHQPNSGAPGGPRNRAIEVAGGEFLFFADPDDRLGPEAFERMLAAADRNGSDVVLGRIRGVGRSAPKVAFARNVERGDIHTTHVVWSLTAHKLFRRSLVMEHGLRFAEGVRLAEEQPFVVPAYFLARSISVVADYDCYHLVEREGFGHLTKELPEPEPFYAAVRVALETVVRHTEPGRRRNRLLQRWARLEILNKFGARYARCSEDLRERYAREAGRLLRDFVPREVVDGLPPVFRQRARMLRDGRTADLVALARHDDLDWAEAEGVAWLSDGRRFSVDIRSGLYLRESPEDLRHRIVLRQKDGHEVAVPADPTVVTGSPMVRRLVVDPTVLFPAVFCPGAWRIAVRVESADGDRYEVPVRFPGGHVPEKAGARRLLVNGARPMLVRLHRDSADKAVLTAAHGRAVADAVRRRLLSRA; encoded by the coding sequence ATGACGGAGTTTCGGGTCAGCGTGGTGATACCGGTGTACAACGCCGCGGACCACCTCGACGAGTGCCTGGAGTCGCTGACGGCGCAGACCATCGGTTTCGAACGGATCGAGGTGCTGGCGGTCGACGACGGTTCCACCGACGCGAGCGGGGAGCTGTTGGACGCCTGGGCCGCCCGACACCCCAACGTCCGCGTCTTCCACCAGCCCAACTCCGGTGCCCCCGGCGGCCCCAGGAACCGGGCGATCGAGGTCGCCGGCGGTGAGTTCCTCTTCTTCGCCGACCCGGACGACCGCCTGGGTCCGGAGGCGTTCGAGCGGATGCTGGCGGCCGCCGACCGCAACGGTTCCGACGTGGTGCTGGGGCGGATACGGGGAGTGGGCAGGAGCGCCCCGAAGGTCGCCTTCGCCCGCAACGTCGAGCGCGGCGACATCCACACCACCCATGTGGTGTGGAGCCTGACCGCGCACAAGCTGTTCCGCAGGTCGCTCGTCATGGAACACGGCCTGCGCTTCGCCGAGGGCGTCCGGCTGGCCGAGGAGCAACCGTTCGTCGTCCCCGCCTACTTCCTGGCCCGGTCGATCTCCGTCGTCGCCGACTACGACTGCTACCACCTCGTCGAGAGGGAGGGTTTCGGCCACCTCACCAAGGAGTTGCCGGAGCCCGAACCCTTCTACGCGGCCGTGCGCGTCGCCCTGGAGACCGTCGTCCGCCACACCGAGCCCGGAAGGCGGCGCAACCGACTGTTGCAGCGGTGGGCCCGGTTGGAGATCCTCAACAAGTTCGGCGCCCGGTACGCCCGCTGCTCCGAGGACCTGCGCGAGCGGTACGCGCGGGAGGCCGGGAGACTGCTGAGGGATTTCGTGCCGCGGGAGGTCGTCGACGGCCTGCCGCCCGTCTTCCGTCAGCGCGCCCGGATGCTGCGGGACGGCAGGACCGCGGACCTGGTGGCGCTGGCCCGCCACGACGACCTGGACTGGGCCGAGGCCGAGGGGGTCGCCTGGCTCTCCGACGGCCGGCGGTTCAGCGTCGACATCCGCAGCGGCCTGTACCTGCGGGAGTCCCCGGAGGACCTCCGGCACCGGATCGTGCTGCGGCAGAAGGACGGCCACGAGGTGGCGGTGCCCGCGGACCCCACCGTCGTGACCGGTTCGCCGATGGTGCGGCGCCTCGTCGTCGATCCCACCGTGCTGTTTCCCGCCGTGTTCTGTCCCGGCGCCTGGCGGATCGCGGTGAGGGTCGAATCGGCCGACGGCGACCGGTACGAGGTGCCGGTCCGTTTCCCCGGCGGGCACGTCCCGGAGAAGGCCGGGGCGCGCAGGCTGTTGGTGAACGGGGCCCGGCCGATGCTCGTCCGTCTCCACCGCGACTCGGCCGACAAGGCCGTGCTCACCGCCGCCCACGGGCGGGCCGTGGCGGACGCCGTCCGGCGCAGGCTGCTCAGCCGGGCGTGA